The region AAAAAAGAGGAAAGGATGCCGGAAAAAAAATAGATGCTGCCCTGCCAAAAAAATAATACCACTGCAGATAAGGCGATCCCGATCCCATAGGTGGAGGCCAGAACCATGGATGTAACAAAGTCCAGGGTCGCATTGGTAAACAGATAGGTATTGTTCCCGGAAAGAGCGCTTTCCATAGGGCCCAGTATGGAAAGTGTACCAATGCAGAATAACAGAATGGCCGTTGAAAGTCCCTGGCTCAAATCTCCTTTTGAAAACCGGGACACCATCCGGTCAAATTTATCCACCAGATTCAGCCTGGCGCCTGCAAGGCTTCCTGCTGCAAGACTGATTATAAATAATACGGGAAAGCTGCTTTTGGGCATATTCTGCACCACTGCATGGATGCCCAGGCCGCAGGCGGAAAGTCCCATGGCGTTATATAATGCGTCCTGATACTTATCTTCAATTCCTTTTTTTACATAAGTTCCTATTATACTGCCGGTCAGAATGGCTGCTGTATTTACAATGGTTCCTATCACGGTTGTTCTTCCTCTCTGTAACAAAAAGTATCCCATAACTTTCATACTTTTCCTATGAGAACCAGTATACCAGATTTCTTCCATTTTGCAATAGATTGTATCACGCCGATTCCCGGCCCCTGCTGCTTTATGCCACTTCTCTTACATAAAGAATGCCGGGCAGCTGCCTGATCTCTTCGATGATCTTTATGTGGTTTACCTTATGGCGGAAATTGACTTCAAAGGTAAGGGTACCGAATTCCCCGTTTATGGTCTTCAGCTTACCAAACTCTAAGCCGAAAACCTCATAACAGGATTGATCTGCGTACAGGGACAGATGCTGCATGGAAAACTCTTCATTATATTCCAGATATAACTCCATGGTTTTCGCATGGGTCTTTATGTAAAGATCAATTTTCTTTAAATACATCAGGGAAAAAATAATAAAAACACTTCCTAAGACGGCGCCGCTGTAAAAACCGATTCCAACGGCCAGTCCCACCGCCGCCGCGGCCCAGAGGCCGGCAGCTGTGGTCAGACCCCTGATTTCATTTTTAGCGGTGGTGATAATGGTTCCGGCTCCTAAAAAACCGATTCCGCTTACCACCTGGGATGCCATACGTGTAGGATCCACATTGGTATAAATTGTTGCAATATACTGATTGGTAATCATAATCAGAGCTGAGCCGCACCCCACCAGGAGATAGGTCATAAAGCCTGCCGGACGGTTCCTCAGCCCTCGTTCCATTCCTATGGCCCCGCATAGTATAATGGATAAAAAAAGCCGGAATGCAATAGAGGCTGTGTTAACCTGTGATAACATACGATGAATCAATCACCTCTCCCGTTTATGTAATCAGATACATGAGTTCCTGAATCAAATTCCGATTGTCTGGCTGGCAATTTCCTTCACAGATAACATTGTGTCTGTATGCCCCGCACTTAGTACACCGGTGGATGAGCTGAAATCCCTTTTTCGTATGGTACCGAATCCCTTTTGGCTCCATAAGCCCCCTGCAGGTATTTTTTCTGTCTCCAGGGATTTCCCCATCCACGTGAAGGGAAAACAGGCAAAAGGGGCAGTGGTTTCTGTAGCTGCCGTTTGGGATGGGAAGCACCTCTCTTTTACAGTTCTGACAAATGAATGCCGTATTCAGCTTTCTCTTATGCATGAAAAATCACCTCCGTTTTCTAAAAAAACGGAGGCGGTTTCCTTATGAGCCTAACACAACGAGCCGCATATCAAAACCTATGCAGCCTCCGTTTCTCTATATTCTCATTGCTCTTCATCCTCACACATTCCATACGCATCACTCCTTTAATTGTGACATCTCACTACTGGATACAGGCTTCAGCCTGTTGATAAGACAGAAATACTGGTAAAATTCCTCTGCCTCTTTCCGGCGCTCCTCATCAAGGATGGCCTGCTGCATATCATGCAGGATCTTTTCCATGATTAAATTGGAGAAATATTTCAGTTCTACGTTTCCCCATTTTGAAATCTCCATTCCGTCAGAGAAATAATCCCAATAGAACAGAGTTTCTTTATCTTCCAGACGGATCCTGTATTTTTCATGGCTTTGGATCATGCCATCCCTGCAGGCCGAGCTTTCAAAATTGTCCTGGAGCATAAAGGCTCCTATGATGCGCCGCCTCTTCTCTGCCACCCCTTTCGGGCATTCCGTAAGAAGACAGGCTGAGTTCAGTTTAAGCCTGACAGGTATCTTGGGCTTTCCTTTGGAACCGCCGCTCTGATAGGAACCAGCATAGACTGCCCAGGAGGAAAAAACCTGTTCCCTGTCATTTTCCACAAATCCAAAAGCCGCCTGGGAATCAGGGCGGATCTTCATGTTTTGGATTTCCTCCATTCGTTCCTGCTCACTGATCTCCTCCGCCCGTTTGATTTCTTCCTCCTGCATGATTGTTTTCAGCATATTATCCATTTGTGTCTGCACGTTCTTGTCCTTGAGGGTCAGGAATTTTTTAAAGGAATTAGGATATAAAAACTTTTTTTCTCCCTGAGGGAACAGTATGGTAATGTACTTTTCCTGCAGCTCCATGACTCTGCCCTCACCGAACTTCATATGGCTGACTTCCATTCCTTCCAAATGCATTTTTATTCTCCTTTCAAAAAAAAGAAGGGCTTTTCATATCCATGCCACCGGCACAATACTAAAAGCCCTTCTTATAAAGACGGTTCTTTACTGGTCACTTATATGGTTTTACATGAAACGCCAAAATCCCTGCATCGCCTGGATTAAACGTCTGATTCCATTATAGCACAAAAAAAATAATAAGCAATACCCCTCTCCCCATCTTCAGACAGCAATCCAGGATAGTTCTTAAAAAATATTGGCTTTTTATCATTGGTCCGACCGGTACTTAATTGCAAGGCCTTTTAAGAAATTTCTGGCATACCGGTCCTGACACTCTTTATAGTTGCGCTGCCCTTCTCGCCGCAAAACTGCACTTAATTCTCCGTTGGACAGATTGATTCCGACGGATTTAAAAATATCTAGCATGTCCTCTCCGGTGAGGGACAGGGCGATTTTAACCTTTTTAAGCAGGACATTGTTCACTGATCTGTGATCCTTCATCATGAACATAGGTTTTTCCGGCTCTCCCGGCTTTGGTTCCTGTTTTCCTCTCTTAAAAATAATGTAGCCGTTTAAAAAGGACTCCAGCATAACGTCATCACATAGGTCCCTGTTTTTATTTTCTAAGACCTTTTGTTCTCCGGAAACGTTTAAACTGGTCTGGGGCTTTGACAAAAGCCTGCGGATCCCGTCTTTTGTAACCGTGATCCCCCCCAGCCTGAATATTTCAATCATATCAGAATCCCTCATATCCATAGCATACCGCAATCGTATTAAAATATCGTTGTTATCCACACTGTCCCTCCTTAAGGAATTCGCTTTTTATAAAACTACAATAAAAAAATTATACTCACTGGTGAAGGAAATAGCAATCTTTCTCATAGGATGTTTTTAAAAATATGATATACTGTTATCACAAACTGTAATATTCAGGGGGTGAAAGCGATAGATAAAGATAAAGTGATTAAAAGTATAAAAATTGCTGCTGCAGCAGTTCTGGCAATTACCATTGCCGCAGAGCTTGGATTAAAATATTCCGCTACGGCCGGTATCATTACAGTGCTCAGCATCCAGAACACCAAAAGGGAAACCGTAAAAAGTGCCAGAAACCGGACGCTTGCTTTTCTTTGCGCCTTAATACTGGCCGCAGCCTCCTTCCGCCTTTTAGGGTTTACTCTCCTTGCATTTGCAGGATACCTTCTGTCATTTGCCCTGCTCTGCCTTTACGCAGACTGGGGAGAAGCCATAGCCATGGATTCCGTATTGATCACCCATTTTCTGACGGAGCAGTCCATGTCTGCTTCTCTTATTGGAAACGAAATCGCTTTATTTCTGACAGGCACTACCGTAGGAGTCCTGGTCAATATGCACCTTCGAAGAAGGGAAAAGGCATTTAAGAAGCTGGCAGATGACGTGGATTCCCAGATAAAGGGGATCTTAAGCCGGATGTCTCACTGGCTCTTGGAGGAGGATAAAAGCGGATATGGTCCGGATTGTCTGAACCAGCTTAAGGAACGTCTGGATCTGGCAAGAATATGTGCCCTTAATAATTACAACAACGCTCTTTGGAAAAAGGATTCCTATGAATTGGATTATATCCAGATGCGCCAGCAGCAAAGCATGGTGCTTCAGGAAATTTACGAAAACATCAAAAGCATTACCTGTCTGCCCAGGCAGGCAATGCAGGTGGCGATGCTTCTGGAAGGAATTCAACAGGGGTACCACAGAGATAACACGGCCGAAGGACTTTTAGAGGATTTAGATCTTTTGTTTCAGGATTTAAAAAGCCATGAGCTTCCCTCTCACCGGGAAGAATTTGAAGCCAGAGCCATCCTGTTTTATATCTTAAAGCAGATAAAAAAGCTGCTAATGTTAAAAAGGGAGTTTGTTCTGGCTCATCCGAAATAAAACCAGGAGGCCGGCGGTATCATTTCTTTCCGCCAGCCTCCGGCTTCTCTTACTTCACCGTTTGTATCACACCAGGCACCTCCCATGCACCGTCACTTCCGACCGCATATCCATCGGGAGTCAGCGCATTCACAGCCATGGCACCATTCCACGTCAGGTAATACCACTTATCCTTACAGAGAACCCATTTCCCCGCAGCCATGCTTCCGTCTTCGTTTAAATAATACCAGATTCCCTT is a window of [Clostridium] saccharolyticum WM1 DNA encoding:
- a CDS encoding DUF554 domain-containing protein, with translation MGYFLLQRGRTTVIGTIVNTAAILTGSIIGTYVKKGIEDKYQDALYNAMGLSACGLGIHAVVQNMPKSSFPVLFIISLAAGSLAGARLNLVDKFDRMVSRFSKGDLSQGLSTAILLFCIGTLSILGPMESALSGNNTYLFTNATLDFVTSMVLASTYGIGIALSAVVLFFWQGSIYFFSGILSSFLTPQLLTEISLVGGFLIFSSGLSILKIKDCKALNMLPSLFVPVIWFLIKSFF
- a CDS encoding MgtC/SapB family protein encodes the protein MIHRMLSQVNTASIAFRLFLSIILCGAIGMERGLRNRPAGFMTYLLVGCGSALIMITNQYIATIYTNVDPTRMASQVVSGIGFLGAGTIITTAKNEIRGLTTAAGLWAAAAVGLAVGIGFYSGAVLGSVFIIFSLMYLKKIDLYIKTHAKTMELYLEYNEEFSMQHLSLYADQSCYEVFGLEFGKLKTINGEFGTLTFEVNFRHKVNHIKIIEEIRQLPGILYVREVA
- a CDS encoding RNHCP domain-containing protein, whose amino-acid sequence is MHKRKLNTAFICQNCKREVLPIPNGSYRNHCPFCLFSLHVDGEIPGDRKNTCRGLMEPKGIRYHTKKGFQLIHRCTKCGAYRHNVICEGNCQPDNRNLIQELMYLIT
- a CDS encoding YehS family protein, which codes for MDNNDILIRLRYAMDMRDSDMIEIFRLGGITVTKDGIRRLLSKPQTSLNVSGEQKVLENKNRDLCDDVMLESFLNGYIIFKRGKQEPKPGEPEKPMFMMKDHRSVNNVLLKKVKIALSLTGEDMLDIFKSVGINLSNGELSAVLRREGQRNYKECQDRYARNFLKGLAIKYRSDQ
- a CDS encoding aromatic acid exporter family protein is translated as MIKSIKIAAAAVLAITIAAELGLKYSATAGIITVLSIQNTKRETVKSARNRTLAFLCALILAAASFRLLGFTLLAFAGYLLSFALLCLYADWGEAIAMDSVLITHFLTEQSMSASLIGNEIALFLTGTTVGVLVNMHLRRREKAFKKLADDVDSQIKGILSRMSHWLLEEDKSGYGPDCLNQLKERLDLARICALNNYNNALWKKDSYELDYIQMRQQQSMVLQEIYENIKSITCLPRQAMQVAMLLEGIQQGYHRDNTAEGLLEDLDLLFQDLKSHELPSHREEFEARAILFYILKQIKKLLMLKREFVLAHPK